Proteins encoded together in one candidate division KSB1 bacterium window:
- a CDS encoding saccharopine dehydrogenase NADP-binding domain-containing protein: MKTILLIGGYGGAGSALARMILRETDARVIIAGRNLDKANDFASRLNRDFPGERVHGVYVDAADIESASHVITKAELVLIASASAKHVDEIAEICLDAGVDYLDIHFGPNVYPALAPLARQIEAAGRLFITQAGFHPGLPAALIRYLAPRFDRLNSVSIGLLVHARIETLDSAREFVEELADYHAEICRAGQWRKSGYRDTAKFDFGPRFGVRTCYAMFLDELKPLPQMLGIRDLAMYVAGFDPVTDYLVFPLVAMFGKSRSDLVRDRLAKLFIWSSTKFFKPPETIQMIVEVKGLKNEQPLSVSMVAESDDGYLITAAPVVACLKQYLDGSLKPNSGLQMMGHIVEPNRFVNDLQSMNVRLTTEVSVA; encoded by the coding sequence ATGAAGACCATCTTGCTGATTGGCGGCTACGGCGGCGCCGGCTCCGCGCTCGCGCGAATGATCCTGCGCGAGACCGACGCCCGCGTGATTATCGCCGGGCGAAATCTGGATAAAGCTAACGACTTCGCCAGCCGGCTGAATCGCGACTTCCCCGGCGAACGCGTACACGGCGTCTATGTGGACGCCGCCGATATTGAAAGCGCGTCGCATGTGATCACGAAAGCCGAGCTGGTCCTGATCGCCTCCGCCAGCGCGAAACATGTTGACGAGATCGCGGAAATCTGTCTCGATGCCGGGGTCGATTACCTCGACATTCACTTCGGCCCGAACGTGTACCCCGCGCTGGCGCCGCTGGCCAGGCAAATCGAAGCTGCGGGCCGCTTGTTCATCACGCAGGCCGGATTCCATCCGGGCTTGCCCGCGGCGCTGATCCGTTATCTCGCCCCGCGCTTTGACCGGTTGAATTCCGTTTCCATCGGTCTCCTTGTGCATGCCAGGATCGAGACGCTCGACTCCGCGCGCGAATTCGTCGAGGAACTCGCCGACTACCACGCCGAAATCTGCCGCGCGGGGCAGTGGCGCAAATCCGGCTACCGCGACACCGCCAAATTCGATTTTGGTCCACGCTTCGGTGTGAGGACCTGCTACGCAATGTTCCTCGACGAACTGAAACCGTTGCCGCAAATGCTCGGAATCCGTGACCTCGCGATGTATGTCGCGGGGTTCGATCCGGTTACAGATTACCTCGTCTTTCCCTTGGTGGCCATGTTCGGAAAGTCCCGCTCGGACCTCGTGCGCGACCGGCTCGCGAAGCTGTTCATCTGGAGTTCGACCAAGTTCTTCAAGCCGCCCGAGACCATTCAAATGATCGTCGAGGTCAAGGGATTGAAAAACGAACAGCCGCTTTCCGTGAGCATGGTTGCCGAAAGTGATGACGGCTACCTGATTACTGCGGCGCCCGTCGTCGCCTGTTTGAAACAATACCTCGACGGTTCGCTCAAACCGAACTCAGGTCTGCAGATGATGGGACATATCGTCGAGCCGAACCGATTTGTGAACGACCTGCAATCCATGAATGTACGGTTGACTACGGAGGTGAGTGTCGCGTGA
- a CDS encoding GNAT family N-acetyltransferase, translating to MNVSTARTADLKDLLELVAEYQELDETIDKVDVAQNERYLSEILANERLGTIFLGRTSSGQPVGFISIFLTPSTLHAEQFPRIQDLFVSVPHRENGFGRQLFDHALRWARKRKHRRIVWFIKNMDVTAQYLFDPYDTKSAGWVGYTLDLN from the coding sequence ATGAATGTTTCTACGGCGCGCACCGCCGACCTGAAAGACCTGCTTGAGCTGGTTGCCGAGTATCAGGAACTTGACGAGACCATCGACAAAGTTGACGTCGCTCAAAATGAACGGTACCTGAGCGAAATTCTGGCCAACGAGAGACTGGGCACCATCTTCCTCGGCCGCACCTCCAGCGGTCAACCGGTGGGTTTCATTTCGATCTTTCTTACCCCGTCAACACTGCACGCGGAACAGTTTCCGCGGATTCAGGACCTGTTTGTCTCCGTGCCGCACCGCGAAAATGGCTTCGGCCGCCAACTGTTCGATCATGCGTTGCGTTGGGCGAGAAAACGGAAGCACCGGCGAATCGTCTGGTTCATCAAGAACATGGACGTCACGGCACAGTACTTGTTCGATCCGTACGATACGAAGAGCGCGGGCTGGGTGGGATACACGCTCGATCTCAATTGA